The following are encoded in a window of Bacillus sp. SORGH_AS_0510 genomic DNA:
- the aspA gene encoding aspartate ammonia-lyase, which produces MTADKIRVEQDFLGKKDIPADAYYGIQTLRAVENFPITGYRIHEELIKALAMVKKAAAIANMNTKRLYSGLGEAISQAANEIIDGKWNDQFIVDPIQGGAGTSMNMNANEVIANRALELLGHQKGAYNHLSPNTHVNMSQSTNDVFPTAIHIATLRMLDKLLDTTKEMQKVFKLKAKQFENVIKMGRTHLQDAVPIRLGQEFEAYSRVLERDIKRIEHSKIHLFEVNMGATAVGTGLNADPKYIEDVVIQLAKISGLPLVNAEHLVDATQNTDAYTEVSAALKVCMMNMSKIANDLRLMASGPRAGLAEISLPARQPGSSIMPGKVNPVMPELINQIAFQVIGNDHTICLASEAGQLELNVMEPVLVFNLLQSISIMNNGFASFTEHCLKGIEANEARMKEYVEKSVGIITAVNPHLGYEIAARIAREAVLSGKSVRELCLQHDVLTEEELDLILDIYEMTKPGIAGAELLERD; this is translated from the coding sequence ATGACAGCGGACAAGATAAGAGTAGAACAAGACTTTCTAGGGAAAAAGGACATACCTGCCGATGCTTATTATGGGATCCAAACGTTAAGAGCAGTAGAAAACTTTCCTATTACGGGATACCGCATTCATGAAGAACTTATTAAAGCGCTTGCAATGGTAAAAAAAGCAGCAGCGATTGCAAATATGAATACAAAGCGGTTGTATAGTGGTTTAGGGGAAGCAATTAGTCAAGCAGCAAATGAAATCATCGATGGTAAATGGAATGACCAGTTTATCGTAGACCCAATTCAAGGTGGGGCAGGAACATCGATGAATATGAATGCAAATGAAGTGATTGCCAATCGGGCTCTTGAGCTTCTTGGTCATCAAAAGGGTGCATATAACCACTTAAGTCCAAATACACATGTAAACATGTCCCAATCGACAAATGATGTATTTCCTACTGCTATTCATATAGCAACTCTAAGAATGCTGGATAAATTGCTCGATACGACGAAAGAAATGCAAAAGGTGTTCAAGTTAAAGGCGAAACAGTTTGAAAATGTAATTAAAATGGGCCGTACTCATCTTCAAGATGCCGTCCCAATCCGCTTAGGACAAGAATTTGAGGCATACAGCAGGGTGCTTGAAAGAGATATTAAACGAATCGAGCATTCAAAGATACATTTATTTGAGGTGAACATGGGGGCAACTGCTGTTGGTACTGGATTAAATGCGGACCCTAAATACATCGAAGACGTGGTTATTCAGCTCGCAAAAATCAGTGGATTACCATTAGTCAATGCTGAACATTTAGTGGATGCTACGCAAAATACCGATGCGTATACAGAAGTTTCAGCGGCATTAAAGGTATGTATGATGAATATGTCTAAAATAGCTAATGATCTTCGCTTAATGGCATCAGGTCCACGTGCTGGACTTGCAGAAATTTCTCTTCCGGCACGTCAACCAGGGTCTTCCATTATGCCAGGGAAGGTAAACCCAGTTATGCCAGAGCTTATTAACCAAATTGCCTTCCAAGTTATTGGTAATGACCATACAATTTGTTTAGCTTCTGAAGCAGGACAACTCGAACTAAATGTCATGGAACCTGTATTGGTATTTAATCTGCTCCAATCCATTAGCATTATGAACAATGGATTTGCTTCCTTTACGGAGCATTGTCTAAAAGGAATTGAAGCGAATGAAGCCCGTATGAAAGAATACGTAGAAAAGAGTGTCGGGATTATAACAGCTGTTAATCCTCACTTAGGATATGAAATAGCAGCACGTATTGCTCGTGAAGCCGTTCTAAGTGGTAAATCTGTTCGTGAGCTTTGCTTACAACATGATGTGCTAACAGAAGAAGAGCTTGACCTGATTTTGGATATATATGAAATGACCAAGCCTGGTATTGCAGGGGCGGAATTGTTAGAGAGAGACTAA
- a CDS encoding polysaccharide deacetylase family protein — MQKVLYLALFAALLLQTGCSLKTANASINEKRSISPKIEMQSSKVSPKLKETPLFKSKVVLSISPVTSNSGSAVLTTTNLPSDISEVSYYIWRTADGVKSGKIFPSSDKENGFSLTFGSTELSGKRGEYQIEVYGKRETGTEELLAKSTVTFQQHVPILMYHAIDDFKGEGLKELFVTPSNFEAQMQYLKDQGYTLLTFEKWEKINKVNKPIFVTFDDGMKNNLNAFHILQRLKDATFHPTATEYTIAGYIDSGSYQLTSEDIKEMVASGIFSVQSHTMSHADLPKITNFEEELKTSKEKIEQITGKPVIAIAYPYGHFNQQVVEETKKYYKFATTTKPGLFIEKEEPDELLLMHRVRISYSTTIEQFAHLVETN, encoded by the coding sequence ATGCAGAAGGTACTTTATTTAGCACTCTTTGCTGCTTTACTGCTGCAAACTGGATGTAGTTTGAAGACGGCGAATGCCAGTATAAATGAAAAAAGGTCCATTTCGCCAAAGATAGAAATGCAATCTAGCAAAGTTTCACCTAAATTGAAAGAAACTCCATTATTCAAATCCAAGGTTGTACTATCTATTAGTCCAGTTACATCTAACTCTGGTAGTGCTGTTTTAACAACAACCAACTTACCTTCAGATATTTCAGAGGTTAGTTATTATATTTGGAGAACAGCTGATGGTGTTAAGAGTGGTAAAATATTTCCTTCTTCCGATAAAGAGAATGGATTCTCGCTTACTTTTGGGTCAACAGAATTATCTGGAAAACGTGGAGAATATCAAATTGAGGTCTACGGAAAAAGAGAAACGGGTACGGAGGAGCTTCTGGCTAAATCAACTGTAACCTTTCAACAGCATGTTCCCATTCTTATGTATCATGCGATTGATGATTTTAAGGGGGAGGGCTTAAAAGAGCTGTTTGTAACGCCTTCCAATTTCGAAGCACAGATGCAATATTTAAAGGATCAAGGCTATACGCTTCTCACTTTTGAGAAATGGGAAAAAATCAATAAAGTAAACAAGCCGATTTTTGTCACATTTGATGATGGGATGAAAAACAATCTAAATGCCTTCCATATTTTACAGCGTCTAAAGGATGCGACATTCCATCCCACTGCGACAGAATATACTATTGCCGGTTACATTGATAGTGGCTCCTATCAATTAACTTCGGAAGATATTAAAGAAATGGTGGCTTCAGGTATTTTCTCTGTTCAATCCCATACGATGTCACACGCTGATCTTCCTAAAATTACAAATTTTGAGGAAGAACTAAAAACTTCTAAGGAAAAAATCGAACAAATAACGGGAAAACCAGTTATTGCTATTGCCTACCCATATGGTCACTTTAATCAACAGGTAGTAGAGGAAACTAAAAAATACTACAAATTTGCCACAACCACAAAGCCAGGTCTATTCATTGAAAAAGAAGAGCCGGATGAACTGCTGTTAATGCATCGTGTCCGTATCTCCTACTCGACCACCATTGAACAGTTTGCCCATCTTGTTGAAACAAATTAA
- a CDS encoding MarR family winged helix-turn-helix transcriptional regulator encodes MYEQSLETIELELAILIRRSTSVSSNKKLGNLDRSAYLLMRRIANRGAAGVKVLAGEFQLDISTISRQAAALEQKGYLYRIPDPLDGRAYSLQITEIGNRVYKEHKQARLERLEELINDWSEEEREIFGQLLKKFNQSFY; translated from the coding sequence ATGTATGAACAATCTTTGGAAACGATTGAACTGGAATTAGCCATATTAATTCGCCGTTCAACATCTGTCTCCAGTAATAAAAAACTAGGTAACCTGGATCGCTCTGCCTATTTATTGATGCGACGAATTGCAAATAGAGGAGCTGCAGGGGTAAAAGTACTAGCTGGTGAGTTTCAATTGGACATTTCCACCATCAGCAGACAAGCAGCTGCTTTAGAACAAAAAGGTTATTTGTACCGTATTCCTGACCCGCTAGACGGCAGGGCCTATTCACTGCAAATCACAGAGATTGGAAATAGGGTGTATAAAGAGCACAAACAGGCACGCTTAGAGAGATTAGAAGAGCTTATCAATGATTGGTCTGAAGAGGAACGTGAAATTTTTGGCCAGCTATTAAAAAAATTCAACCAATCGTTCTATTAG